Below is a genomic region from Mycolicibacter hiberniae.
GCCATTGCTTCTGTGTTGTCGCTACCTGGTACCCATACCCGCTCACGGGCGGGGCGGTTGCCGAGTTTGTCGAGGAACGTCTCATCTGCGAGTGTGTCCAATTCGTCAGCCCGTATCATCGGACTGCATCGGTCTGCACATGAGTAATACCGGTAGGTACGCCGCTCGCCTGTTTTATTTCGTGTGCTGGTATTGCTTTCTGAGACAAGTTGTTTGCCGCAGGCGGCGCAGAACGCTATACCAGATAGTAGTGATTTCGGTGAGCGCCGGGCGTCTTTGCGCACGGCAGAATTGCCATCGAGTATAGCTTGTATACGCTCCCATTCACCTACGGTTATTAAGCCATCGGCTAATTTGACTGGTAGCCCGTCGTCATCACGTACTGTTCGGCCATCGTAATTTAGTTGGCCGAGAATTGTGCGGCCTCTTAGTATTTGTCGAATCGGTGTGACCTGCCACTTGCGCCCGATTGGTTTTAGCCCACGATTGACCCGGTGCCTATCCGATGGTGTGTGGATGCCCCCAGCTGTAAGCCGTGCGGCTATCCCGTTCATAGATGAGCCGTCTAGCAGTTCTTTGACGATGCGGCGAACCACGTCGGCAGCCTCGTCGTCTACTTCTAGCAGCCATCCGCCGCCTTTAAGCTCTACTGGCGTGTAGCCGTACGGCGGCGTACCGCCTCCCCACCGGCCTAGTTCCCTTAGTTTGGCGCGGCTGGCTTTGGTCCGTTCCCGTATCGCCTCTAGTTCACCTTCGGCTAGGAATCCGATTACGGATGCGATGAGCCGTCCCACGGGTGTTGATAGGTCGATGGACTCAGAGCACGACACTAGAGTTTTGTCGTGATCGAGGCACCACGCGAAGAGTCGGTTTAGATTGATCGTGTTGCGGGCCAACCGGTCCAGCTTCCAGGTGGCGATCACGTCGAAGTCGTGTATTCGGTGCTTGAGCCAGTGCCCCAACTGTTGTGTGTCAAACGGGTTTGTGGCACCGGATACGTCGATGTCTTCGGCCCAACCGACAATGACGCCACCGTTGGCGGCTGTCCAATTTTCGATTACTTCCCGCTGACGCTCTACCGACGTTGACTCGTCGGTGGCTCTGGATAGCCGTACTCTGCCTAGTACGCGACGTGGTTCACACTGCGTCATAGTTGGTCACCCTAGTCGGATTTTTGTGTATCGTGAGGATTGAAGTGTCAGAGATCAAACGCGGTAGCGCGGCGCGCAATGCGAAGCTGGCCAGCCTGCCCGTCGGCTTCGCCGGCCGGGCAGCGCTCGGGTTCGGAAAGCGGCTGACGGGCAAGTCCAAGGACGCGGTCACCGCCGAGCTCATGGAGAAGGCGGCCAATCAGCTGTTCACCGTCCTGGGTGAACTCAAGGGCGGCGCCATGAAGGTGGGCCAGGCCCTGTCGGTGATGGAAGCGGCCATCCCCGAGGAGTTCGGTGAGCCCTACCGGGAGGCGCTGACCAAGCTGCAGAAGGACGCCCCACCGCTGCCCGCGGACAAGGTGCACCGAGTGCTCGACGGACAGCTGGGCACGAAGTGGCGGGAACGGTTCAGTGCCTTCGACGACACCCCCATCGCCTCAGCCAGCATCGGGCAGGTGCACAAGGCGGTGTGGGCCGACGGCCGCCCCGTAGCGGTCAAGATCCAGTACCCTGGCGCCGACGAGGCGTTGCGTGCCGACCTCAAGACGATCCGGCGGCTGACCGGCGTCTTCAAGCAGCTGGCCCCGGGCGTCGAC
It encodes:
- a CDS encoding recombinase family protein encodes the protein MTQCEPRRVLGRVRLSRATDESTSVERQREVIENWTAANGGVIVGWAEDIDVSGATNPFDTQQLGHWLKHRIHDFDVIATWKLDRLARNTINLNRLFAWCLDHDKTLVSCSESIDLSTPVGRLIASVIGFLAEGELEAIRERTKASRAKLRELGRWGGGTPPYGYTPVELKGGGWLLEVDDEAADVVRRIVKELLDGSSMNGIAARLTAGGIHTPSDRHRVNRGLKPIGRKWQVTPIRQILRGRTILGQLNYDGRTVRDDDGLPVKLADGLITVGEWERIQAILDGNSAVRKDARRSPKSLLSGIAFCAACGKQLVSESNTSTRNKTGERRTYRYYSCADRCSPMIRADELDTLADETFLDKLGNRPARERVWVPGSDNTEAMAEALQAVDELTLAAGKAASATMKDRLQRQLAALDKKIVELESQPIHEARWEWRETGGTYGDLWRSLEDNPEERRQLLERAGITFQACVIGGSGSKARVFDIRTPPELYEDNFHLV